In the Malania oleifera isolate guangnan ecotype guangnan chromosome 1, ASM2987363v1, whole genome shotgun sequence genome, one interval contains:
- the LOC131164819 gene encoding GATA transcription factor 5 — MLYPTLPPSFFFHFNPSSSSSSSASPSPSPPLPSFSFPPVQAQGEMECVERALKSSLRPAIVAKTTPQQGFLDDFWAPTGQTGAASVDEFFVDDLLDFSNGGVADGSLKEEPEEEEEDEQGVHRGCASLSPKQEPTEDCHNYSKLSTSFALKDEFGSLPAGELSVPADDLADLEWLSHFVEDSFSEYSLTYPAGNLPEKPRNHREKRPEPEAPKPCFATPVPAKARSKRVRTGGRVWSLGSPSGTDSSSTSSSSSMSSSPPNPWLVYGTQTNSESFNSELKPPTKRQKRRPANESVGATQPPRRCSHCLVQKTPQWRTGPLGAKTLCNACGVRYKSGRLLPEYRPACSPTFSSDLHSNNHRKVLEMRRNKEISGPESGLAPAVQSF, encoded by the exons ATGCTTTACCCAACTCTACCCCcctcctttttcttccatttcaacccctcctcctcctcctcctcctctgcaTCCCCCTCTCCTTCTCCTCCTCTTCCTTCCTTCTCCTTCCCTCCCGTTCAG GCCCAAGGGGAAATGGAATGCGTGGAGAGAGCGTTGAAGAGCAGTTTGAGACCGGCGATTGTGGCCAAAACGACCCCACAACAGGGATTTCTCGATGATTTCTGGGCGCCCACTGGCCAGACTGGTGCTGCTTCCGTTGACGAATTTTTCGTCGACGACCTTCTTGACTTCTCTAATGGAGGCGTCGCAGATGGGTCTTTGAAGGAAGAGccagaggaggaagaagaagacgaaCAAGGAGTCCACAGAGGCTGCGCCTCCCTTTCCCCAAAACAAGAGCCAACGGAGGACTGTCATAATTACTCTAAACTCAGCACCAGTTTTGCTCTCAAAGACGAGTTTGGCTCTCTTCCCGCCGGCGAACTTTCCGTTCCG GCGGATGATTTGGCGGACCTTGAATGGTTGTCTCATTTCGTGGAGGATTCTTTCTCGGAGTACTCTTTAACGTACCCCGCCGGAAACTTACCGGAGAAACCCAGGAATCACAGGGAAAAGAGGCCTGAACCCGAAGCCCCAAAACCCTGTTTCGCCACTCCTGTCCCGGCCAAGGCCAGGAGCAAACGGGTCCGCACCGGCGGCCGGGTTTGGTCCTTGGGGTCTCCTTCCGGCACCGACTCGTCCTCAACCTCTTCATCTTCGTCCATGTCCTCGTCCCCTCCGAACCCCTGGCTCGTCTACGGAACTCAGACTAACTCGGAATCGTTCAACTCGGAGCTAAAGCCTCCCACGAAGAGGCAGAAGAGAAGACCGGCAAACGAATCGGTCGGCGCGACCCAGCCACCACGGCGGTGCAGCCACTGCCTGGTTCAGAAGACGCCGCAGTGGAGGACTGGTCCGCTGGGTGCCAAAACCCTCTGTAACGCATGCGGGGTTCGTTACAAGTCGGGCCGGCTCTTGCCCGAGTACCGACCCGCCTGTAGCCCCACCTTCTCCAGCGACTTGCACTCGAATAATCACCGGAAAGTGCTGGAAATGCGGCGGAATAAAGAGATTTCCGGACCAGAATCCGGCCTGGCTCCGGCGGTTCAGagtttttga